CGTCGGGCGGCGCCGGCCCTGCCAAGCGAAAGACCGATTTCTCGGCGGCGTGGGGCGAGGCCCGCGCCCTGATCTGGCGCTACCGGCACCGGTTGGCGCTCGGCATGGTGCTGATGCTGATCAACCGGGTGGCCGGACTGGTGCTCCCCGCGACGTCAAAATTTCTGATCGACCATGTGCTGGTGCCGGTCAACGCGACGGGGTTCTGGGCCAATCTGCTGCCGACCGATCGACATGAACAGCTTTGGTACCTGGCAGGCGCGGCAGTGGTTGCGACCCTGATCCAGGCGATCACATCGTTTTCGCTGACCCGGGTGCTCGGCGTCGCCGCGCAGCGGGCCATCACGGAGATGCGGCGTGAAGTCATGGAGCACGCGGTCCGGCTGCCGATTCGGGCGTTCGATGCAACCCAGACCGGCCAGATGGTGAGCCGGGTCATGATCGACGCCGAAGGGATTCGCAACCTGGTCGGCACCGGTCTGGTGCAGATCACGGGCGGTCTCGTCACGGCAATCATCGTACTCGGCATCCTCTTCGCCCTCAATTGGCAACTCACTGCAGTGACCCTCGCGGTCCTGCTGCTTTTTGCGGGCGGAATGGCTCTGGCATTCGTCCGGCTTCGCCCCATGTTCCGCGAACGGGGCAAGATCAATGCGGAGGTCACCGGACGGCTGACCGAGACACTCGGCGGCATTCGAGTGGTCAAGTCGTATGTCGCCGAGCGCCGCGAGGAGCTGGCGTTCACGCGCGGTGCGCACCGACTCTTCCGAAACGTGGCAACGACCATGACAGCCGTTTCCGCGGTTGGCGCCTTTTCGTCGCTCGTGGTCGGCGCCATCGGGGCGTTGATGATCGTGGTCGGCGGCGGTCGGGTCCTCGCCGGCGACATGACGATCGGCGACTACTTCATGTATGTGCTGTTTACCGGAATGATGGCGGTACCGCTGATTCAGCTCGCCTCGATCGGAACGCAGGTCACGGAAGCGTTCGCGGGGCTCGATCGAATCCGCGAACTGAAACAGATGGCCACCGAGGACCAGCTCGACGCCGATCGCGCCGAGATCCCGACCATCAAGGGCGACGTTCGCTTCGATGATGTCTGGTTCGAGTACAACGAAGGTGTCCCCGTCCTCAAAGGCATTACCTTCGCCGCACCGGCCGGCTCAACGACGGCACTGGTTGGTTCGAGCGGGTCGGGCAAGAGTACACTGATGAGCCTGGTCATGGCGTTCAATCGGCCAACGGCAGGTGCCGTGCTGATCGACGGCCAGGACCTGGCCACACTCCAGCTGCGCAGCTATAGGAAACATCTTGGCATCGTTCTGCAGGACAATTTCCTGTTCGACGGCACCGTGGCCGACAACATCCGCTTCTCGCGACCGGACGCCACCATGGCGGACGTAGTTCGGGCCAGCCGGATTGCCCATTGTGACGAGTTCGTCGAAGGATTCGCGGAGAAGTACGACACGATCGTCGGGGAGCGCGGCGTTCGTCTGTCGGGCGGGCAACGGCAGCGCATCGCGATTGCCAGGGCCATCCTCGCCGAGCCTGCCATCCTGCTGCTGGACGAAGCTACCTCGAGCCTTGACAGCGAGAGTGAGGCGTTGATTCAGGACGGACTCGACAAGCTCCGCCAGGATCGAACGACGTTCGTGATTGCGCATCGCCTCTCGACCATCATGAGCGCAGATCAGATCCTGGTCATTGAAGATGGTCGGATCGTCGAGCAGGGTACTCATGCGGAGCTGCTGACTCGTCAGGGTCGCTACCGCCAGCTCTACGAAAAGCAGTACCGGCTCGAGCGCAACCGCTTCGTCAATCCTGGAGAAGAGCTTCCGCCGGAAGAGCCTGCGCTGCCTCGCCAGGTCGGCGCCGACGCAACCCGATCCTGATCAGCGCCGAATCGAAGCCGTGTAAGTCAGTGGGTCCTGCAGCGCATAGGTGGCGCGATGCGCCACCGCCTCCACGTTTGCCGCGTAGTCGTCCGCCTTGCTGATGTCTGGCACAGCCAGGCGGACCAGGTCGCCGGGCACCAAGTCACCCGTCACCACGATCCGAGTTTCCGCACCGCCTGAGATCGGTGCGGAGGCAACTCGGTAGCCGCCGACCGGCTCCACCGAAGTGACAGCTCCGGTGACCACGAGCAACATGGCCCCATCACTCGCACCGGTGCCCTGGTATGAGACGGTCAGCGTCCCCGGCGTCGGTGGGGTTACCGGCGGAGTCGAGTCTCCACAACCAGCCAGCAGCAGAGCTGCTGCGGCCAGACCGAGCCAACCCCGTCTCATGGTTCCCTCCCCGGCCGAGCCGCCGGGCGTTCTGTCCCCAGCAGGTGCAGCGCTGCGGCGGGAACCGGTTGACCGGTATGGCGGAGATAGGCGAGATAGTCACCGACGTCGTAAATGCCGTTCCGATTGCCCAGCA
This genomic stretch from Gemmatimonadales bacterium harbors:
- a CDS encoding ABC transporter ATP-binding protein, with the protein product MERPPVRPLSNARISSGSRGAARRGAADSNQPASGGAGPAKRKTDFSAAWGEARALIWRYRHRLALGMVLMLINRVAGLVLPATSKFLIDHVLVPVNATGFWANLLPTDRHEQLWYLAGAAVVATLIQAITSFSLTRVLGVAAQRAITEMRREVMEHAVRLPIRAFDATQTGQMVSRVMIDAEGIRNLVGTGLVQITGGLVTAIIVLGILFALNWQLTAVTLAVLLLFAGGMALAFVRLRPMFRERGKINAEVTGRLTETLGGIRVVKSYVAERREELAFTRGAHRLFRNVATTMTAVSAVGAFSSLVVGAIGALMIVVGGGRVLAGDMTIGDYFMYVLFTGMMAVPLIQLASIGTQVTEAFAGLDRIRELKQMATEDQLDADRAEIPTIKGDVRFDDVWFEYNEGVPVLKGITFAAPAGSTTALVGSSGSGKSTLMSLVMAFNRPTAGAVLIDGQDLATLQLRSYRKHLGIVLQDNFLFDGTVADNIRFSRPDATMADVVRASRIAHCDEFVEGFAEKYDTIVGERGVRLSGGQRQRIAIARAILAEPAILLLDEATSSLDSESEALIQDGLDKLRQDRTTFVIAHRLSTIMSADQILVIEDGRIVEQGTHAELLTRQGRYRQLYEKQYRLERNRFVNPGEELPPEEPALPRQVGADATRS